The Natrinema caseinilyticum genomic sequence GTTCAGTGTCAAGGTCAAGCGCTCGCGAGAAGATTCCCGTTGACAAGGCGAAGTTCACGAACGAGGTCTCCGAGAAGGTCGGAAGTGATCGGTAGACTTCGAGCATATCTTGAGCACTCTGTCTGAGAGCAAGCGCTTCGTCGCCTCCGGAAGAATAATCAAGAACCTGCCGGTCATCCGGATTAAATTCACTTTCGTCAATGAAAAAATCATCAAGCTGACCGGACACGTTGACGAGACTAAACTGTGTCCCGGGACCATTTGACGCTCGCCCCAGACGTAGAACCATTGTCTCTTGTTCGTCTAACCGATCCGAGAGCTGTGCGCGGGTGTCTATCGAGAGTTCGTCTGCTGTCCGGTACTGGTTCGGGTCTTGGCCAATATCTCGCAGATAGCCAATGAAAGACTCTGGGCCATAGAGACCACTCTTCGAATCCTGTAGTGAGCGCAACGCTGGATCCCAGTGACTCATTATTATCTTTGATTACCCACGTACCATATAAATATCTGGCACACCCCCAATTGAACCGGTCAGTGTGAGATTTTATTCCATCCTCCTTCGTATTGGGTATCATGAGCAGCACTGATAACTGTGTGTTCTGCGATATAGTTGACGGTACCCGCGACGCCACAGTTCTGCTTGAATCCGATACATACCTCTGCTTTCTTGATAAGTATCCAGTAACGGAGGGGCACGCGCTCGTCGTACCCAAAACTCACGTCCAGTATCTCAACGAAGTCGACGGAGAAGCCCTCTACAAGTTTCTTGAACGGGCAATTACGAAGGTCCGTCGCCACTACGAACCCGACGGCATGAATATCGGTCTGAA encodes the following:
- a CDS encoding HIT family protein, which gives rise to MSSTDNCVFCDIVDGTRDATVLLESDTYLCFLDKYPVTEGHALVVPKTHVQYLNEVDGEALYKFLERAITKVRRHYEPDGMNIGLNDGPTAGQTIPHLHWHIIPRYEGDIEDPTGGVRGVIPAKRMY
- a CDS encoding DUF6997 domain-containing protein, yielding MSHWDPALRSLQDSKSGLYGPESFIGYLRDIGQDPNQYRTADELSIDTRAQLSDRLDEQETMVLRLGRASNGPGTQFSLVNVSGQLDDFFIDESEFNPDDRQVLDYSSGGDEALALRQSAQDMLEVYRSLPTFSETSFVNFALSTGIFSRALDLDTEQIGTAPTTVASTFDFEFEPHPNRPTIVHHNGGQVEIDALIVARRGSERILLVVEAKCGAPRELAKHKLGYPVLAARTSLSLAVDRVVPVYLRAQTVSDAIRYSIYECSELPAGETRPCLAGLHVVDDQHYEVRIDQSDSYQQRLA